Proteins from a genomic interval of Musa acuminata AAA Group cultivar baxijiao chromosome BXJ1-9, Cavendish_Baxijiao_AAA, whole genome shotgun sequence:
- the LOC103998544 gene encoding uncharacterized protein LOC103998544, translating to MHFNISKVLDHRKDISNFVDHRKDISTEKEALANLLASSGDHFPGSDFHPADRKTWMSELGPDRLRINQIVWPGTHDSATNDIGVPLVTRPFAECQTRSIYDQLVLGTRVLDVRVEKGRHICHGILRSYSVDVVLDGVKRFLSEAESEIVILEIRTEYGHEDPPEFDKYLVDQLGDLLIHHDDAVFGKTVAEVLPKRIICVWKPRNSPAPAAGSPLWSAGYLRDNWIDTDLPKTKFDSNMKHLGEQPPSAARKYFYRVEHTVTPKPENPVVKMVDNEIRPFARLFIAQTFAQGFADRLQVFSTDFIDEDFVDACAGMTQARVEGQGIS from the coding sequence ATGCACTTCAATATCTCCAAAGTCCTCGACCACCGCAAGGACATCTCCAACTTTGTTGACCACCGCAAGGACATCAGCACCGAGAAGGAGGCTCTCGCTAACCTCCTCGCTTCCTCCGGCGATCACTTCCCTGGCTCGGACTTCCACCCTGCCGACCGCAAGACCTGGATGTCGGAGCTCGGCCCCGACCGGCTCAGGATCAACCAGATCGTCTGGCCCGGCACCCACGACTCCGCCACCAATGACATCGGCGTCCCGCTGGTCACCCGCCCCTTCGCGGAGTGCCAGACCCGCTCCATCTACGACCAGCTCGTCCTTGGCACCCGCGTCCTCGACGTGCGCGTTGAGAAGGGACGACACATCTGCCACGGCATCCTCCGGTCGTACAGCGTTGACGTCGTCCTCGACGGCGTCAAGCGCTTCCTCTCCGAGGCCGAGTCTGAGATCGTCATCCTCGAGATCCGCACCGAGTACGGCCACGAAGACCCGCCGGAGTTCGACAAGTACCTCGTGGATCAGCTCGGCGACCTGCTGATACACCATGACGACGCTGTGTTCGGCAAGACGGTGGCCGAGGTGCTGCCCAAGCGAATCATATGCGTGTGGAAGCCGAGGAACTCTCCGGCGCCCGCCGCCGGGAGCCCGCTGTGGAGCGCAGGTTACCTCAGGGACAACTGGATCGACACCGACCTGCCGAAGACCAAGTTCGACAGCAACATGAAGCACTTGGGCGAGCAGCCGCCGTCGGCCGCGAGGAAGTACTTCTACCGGGTGGAGCACACCGTGACGCCCAAGCCCGAAAATCCGGTGGTCAAGATGGTGGACAACGAAATCCGGCCGTTCGCGCGGCTGTTCATCGCGCAGACCTTCGCGCAAGGGTTCGCAGATCGGCTGCAAGTCTTCTCGACCGACTTCATCGATGAGGATTTCGTGGATGCGTGTGCAGGGATGACCCAAGCGAGGGTAGAAGGCCAAGGCATAAGCTGA